A DNA window from Shewanella baltica contains the following coding sequences:
- the bamC gene encoding outer membrane protein assembly factor BamC produces MLKKVTPLILVAAVAACSSPLDRRQANGTEDYVQAEQAPLLKIPAGLKTPPYNKEFDVPALGPKANATVYGKNLDIRPPLQVLPMAEGTHVEEGSDNIKIVVESIDNTVDLKQEIFSNLDGFLAQKGIAVRSRDFDKGNIETDWIESREVIESNMWGSDKVYLLRQRYRFDVETRPHGRTANIVIHLVEHEEFYDDKAQDVLLSGEDKQRYTIDMLNSAIAYISVKRDQSIQANRLKQTLGINVDLVTPEEGKAFWSAKAPYKQVWDRLRIVLPEMGFEIADMDSAKGLYFIKFDDNSGFWSSLWGEDKLALKEGSYRLLLEDGDTPEDTKIFLRDAEDQPLSDEVVTNVYQSLSNLMKEERKLR; encoded by the coding sequence ATGTTAAAGAAAGTCACCCCACTGATCTTAGTTGCTGCCGTTGCAGCCTGTAGTTCGCCACTTGATCGCCGTCAAGCGAATGGTACTGAAGACTATGTTCAGGCTGAGCAAGCGCCTTTGCTTAAGATCCCTGCCGGATTAAAAACACCGCCCTACAATAAAGAATTCGATGTGCCAGCATTGGGCCCTAAAGCCAATGCGACTGTCTACGGTAAAAATTTGGATATCCGTCCGCCACTGCAAGTACTGCCTATGGCTGAAGGTACTCACGTGGAAGAGGGCAGCGATAACATTAAAATCGTGGTCGAATCTATCGACAATACCGTGGACTTGAAACAAGAGATCTTTAGCAACTTAGATGGTTTCTTGGCCCAAAAAGGTATCGCTGTTCGTAGCCGTGATTTTGATAAAGGCAACATAGAAACCGATTGGATCGAAAGTCGCGAAGTGATCGAATCAAACATGTGGGGTTCAGATAAAGTTTATCTGCTGCGCCAACGCTACCGTTTCGATGTGGAAACACGTCCACATGGTCGCACTGCCAATATCGTTATTCACTTAGTTGAACACGAAGAGTTTTACGACGATAAAGCACAAGACGTGTTATTAAGCGGCGAAGATAAGCAAAGATACACGATTGATATGCTGAACAGTGCGATTGCCTACATCAGCGTTAAACGTGACCAATCTATTCAAGCGAATCGTTTGAAGCAAACCTTAGGCATCAATGTTGACTTAGTTACACCAGAAGAAGGCAAAGCCTTCTGGTCTGCTAAAGCCCCTTACAAACAAGTGTGGGATCGTCTGCGTATCGTGCTGCCAGAAATGGGCTTCGAAATTGCCGATATGGATAGCGCGAAAGGATTGTACTTTATCAAGTTTGACGATAACTCAGGTTTCTGGAGTTCATTGTGGGGCGAAGATAAGTTAGCGCTAAAAGAAGGCAGCTACCGTTTACTGCTTGAAGATGGCGATACGCCTGAAGACACTAAGATCTTCCTCCGCGATGCTGAAGATCAGCCATTGAGCGATGAAGTCGTTACCAATGTGTATCAGTCACTGTCAAACCTGATGAAAGAAGAACGCAAACTGCGTTAA
- a CDS encoding efflux RND transporter permease subunit translates to MILTDLSVKRPVFASVISLLLVAFGLVSFDKLPLREYPNIDPPVVSIDTNYRGASAAVVESRITQLIEDRISGVEGIRHVSSSSSDGRSSVTLEFDISRNIEDAANDVRDRISGLLDNLPEEADPPEVQKANGGDEVIMWLNLVSDQMTTLELTDYTNRYLADRFSVVDGVARMRIGGGKVYAMRIWLDRQALASRSLTVADVEAALRAENVELPAGSIESKERHFTVRLERGYRTAEDFANLVITQGEDGYLVKLGDVARVEIGSEEERIMFRGNKEAMIGLGVSKQSTANTLEVARAVNALVDKINPTLPAGMSIKRSYDSSVFIEASIKEVYQTLFTAMVLVIIVIYLFLGSVRAMLIPAITVPVSLLGTFIVLYALGYTINLLTLLAMILAIGMVVDDAIVMLENIHRRIEEGNSPLKAAFLGAREVAFAVIATTLVLVAVFMPITFLEGDLGKLFKEFAVTMSAAVLFSSIVALTLTPMMCSKLLKPSSQDSWLVRKVDGIMTKVSNRYQLSLKSAMAHPLLMSVLVLIALGSSAYLVQKVPQEFAPQEDRGSLFLMVNGPQGASYEYIESYMNEVENRLMPLVDTGDIKRLLIRAPRGFGRSADFSNGMAIVVLEDWGKRRPVKEVIADINKRLADLAGVQAFPVMRQAFGRGVGKPVQFVIGGPSYEELARWRDIMMQKAAQNPKLLGLDHDYKETKPQLRVVIDRDRAASLGVSISNIGRTLESMLGSRLVTTFMRDGEEYDVIIEGERGNQNTAADLQNIYVRSERTQELIPLSNLVTVEEFADASSLNRYNRMRAITIEASLEDGYSLGEALDYMNQLARAYLPAEAVISYKGQSLDYQESGSSMYFVFLLALGIVFLVLAAQFESYIHPMVIMLTVPLATVGALIGLWLTGQSLNIYSQIGIIMLVGLAAKNGILIVEFANQLRDKGVDFDKAIIQASAQRLRPILMTGITTAAGAVPLVMAAGAGAETRFVIGVVVLSGILLATLFTIFVIPAAYGLFARNSGSPEAIAQQLEKELAQD, encoded by the coding sequence ATGATCCTGACTGATCTCTCGGTAAAACGTCCCGTATTTGCCTCAGTGATCAGCTTGCTGCTGGTCGCTTTCGGGCTTGTCTCCTTTGATAAGCTGCCCCTGCGTGAATACCCAAACATCGATCCTCCTGTAGTATCTATCGACACTAACTACCGCGGCGCCAGTGCCGCCGTGGTAGAAAGCCGCATTACCCAATTGATTGAAGACAGGATCAGCGGCGTCGAAGGCATTCGGCACGTGAGCTCATCGAGCAGTGATGGCCGTTCATCCGTCACCTTAGAGTTTGATATTAGCCGCAATATTGAAGATGCGGCTAACGATGTCCGCGACCGTATTTCTGGCTTACTCGACAATTTACCCGAGGAAGCCGATCCCCCAGAAGTGCAAAAAGCCAATGGCGGCGATGAAGTGATCATGTGGCTCAATTTGGTGTCGGATCAAATGACCACCCTCGAATTGACCGATTACACCAACCGTTATTTAGCCGACCGCTTTTCTGTGGTCGATGGTGTGGCGCGGATGCGTATCGGCGGCGGCAAAGTGTATGCGATGCGGATATGGCTAGACAGACAAGCCTTGGCATCGCGCAGTTTAACGGTGGCCGATGTAGAGGCTGCGCTTAGAGCTGAGAACGTTGAGTTACCCGCAGGTTCGATTGAATCTAAGGAGCGGCACTTTACGGTGAGGCTCGAGCGGGGTTATCGCACCGCAGAAGATTTCGCGAACTTAGTGATCACCCAAGGGGAAGACGGTTACTTAGTTAAATTGGGTGATGTCGCGCGGGTGGAAATAGGCTCTGAAGAAGAGCGGATTATGTTCCGTGGTAACAAAGAGGCGATGATAGGGCTAGGCGTGTCTAAGCAGTCAACCGCCAATACCTTGGAAGTGGCGCGTGCGGTGAATGCGCTGGTTGATAAAATTAACCCAACCTTGCCAGCGGGCATGTCCATTAAGCGCAGCTACGATAGCTCAGTGTTCATCGAAGCCTCGATTAAAGAAGTGTACCAAACCCTGTTCACTGCGATGGTCTTAGTGATTATCGTGATTTATCTGTTCCTTGGCAGTGTGCGCGCCATGTTGATCCCCGCGATCACTGTGCCTGTATCCTTGCTCGGCACCTTTATTGTGCTGTATGCGCTTGGCTATACCATCAATCTCTTGACCTTGTTGGCGATGATCCTCGCCATCGGCATGGTGGTGGACGATGCGATTGTGATGCTAGAAAACATCCATAGACGTATCGAAGAAGGGAACTCACCGCTCAAAGCCGCTTTCCTCGGTGCACGTGAAGTGGCCTTTGCGGTCATCGCCACCACCTTAGTCTTGGTGGCAGTGTTTATGCCAATCACTTTCCTAGAGGGCGACTTAGGTAAACTATTCAAAGAGTTTGCAGTGACCATGAGTGCAGCGGTGCTGTTTTCAAGCATAGTCGCGCTAACGCTCACGCCTATGATGTGTTCTAAGTTACTCAAGCCGAGCTCGCAGGATTCTTGGTTGGTGCGTAAGGTCGACGGCATCATGACTAAAGTGTCAAACCGTTATCAATTGTCGTTAAAATCCGCCATGGCCCACCCGTTATTGATGTCGGTTTTGGTGTTGATCGCGTTAGGCTCTAGCGCTTATTTGGTCCAAAAAGTACCGCAGGAATTTGCGCCGCAGGAAGACCGAGGCTCGTTATTCTTGATGGTCAACGGACCGCAAGGCGCGAGTTACGAATACATAGAATCCTACATGAATGAGGTGGAAAACCGCTTGATGCCGCTGGTCGACACGGGTGATATTAAGCGTCTGCTGATCCGTGCTCCCCGTGGCTTTGGCCGTTCGGCGGATTTCTCTAACGGTATGGCCATTGTCGTGCTGGAAGATTGGGGTAAACGTCGCCCGGTGAAAGAAGTGATCGCAGACATTAACAAACGTCTCGCCGATCTCGCTGGGGTGCAAGCGTTTCCTGTGATGCGCCAAGCCTTTGGCCGTGGCGTCGGTAAACCCGTGCAGTTTGTGATTGGCGGCCCAAGCTACGAAGAGCTGGCCCGCTGGCGCGATATCATGATGCAAAAGGCGGCACAGAATCCTAAATTACTTGGCTTAGATCACGACTATAAAGAGACTAAGCCGCAGCTTCGCGTCGTCATCGACAGAGACAGAGCGGCAAGCCTTGGGGTGTCGATTTCAAATATTGGCCGTACGCTGGAATCCATGTTGGGCTCACGCTTAGTCACGACCTTTATGCGTGACGGTGAAGAATACGATGTGATCATTGAAGGCGAGCGCGGTAATCAAAATACCGCAGCGGATCTGCAAAATATCTACGTGCGTTCCGAGCGGACTCAAGAACTTATCCCGCTGTCGAACTTAGTGACGGTGGAAGAGTTTGCCGACGCCAGTTCGCTTAACCGTTACAACCGTATGCGCGCGATCACCATAGAAGCCAGTTTAGAAGATGGTTATAGCCTAGGTGAAGCCCTTGATTATATGAATCAATTAGCGCGTGCTTATTTACCTGCAGAAGCGGTCATTAGCTACAAGGGCCAATCCCTCGATTATCAAGAGTCGGGTAGCTCTATGTACTTCGTGTTCTTGCTCGCGCTGGGGATTGTGTTCCTAGTGCTCGCGGCGCAGTTCGAGAGTTACATTCACCCTATGGTCATCATGCTGACTGTACCGCTGGCGACCGTGGGCGCCTTAATTGGTTTGTGGCTCACGGGGCAGAGTCTTAATATTTACAGTCAGATAGGCATTATTATGCTGGTCGGGTTGGCGGCCAAAAACGGCATCTTGATTGTCGAGTTTGCGAACCAATTGCGGGATAAAGGCGTTGATTTTGATAAGGCGATTATCCAAGCCTCGGCGCAGCGTCTACGACCTATTCTGATGACTGGCATCACCACCGCCGCTGGCGCCGTACCTTTGGTCATGGCCGCAGGCGCGGGTGCTGAAACTCGTTTTGTGATTGGTGTGGTTGTGCTATCGGGGATTTTACTGGCAACCCTATTCACTATCTTCGTGATCCCAGCCGCTTATGGACTCTTTGCCCGCAACAGCGGATCGCCCGAAGCTATCGCCCAACAGTTAGAAAAAGAATTAGCCCAAGACTAA
- a CDS encoding LysE/ArgO family amino acid transporter produces the protein MQAAFIQGMGIGGSLIIAVGAQNAFVLKQGIKRSYTLPIALLCSMIDALMITAGVAGLGHIIESFPTIKHVASFGGAAFLLWYGANALKASFVAKGIEMEQADNADTFKKAVLTTLGISLLNPHLYLDTVVLLGSISTQFDDLHRPWFGAGAVLASFIWFFGLSFGARLLAPIFTRPAAWRYLDRFIWLTMWSIAAAIIWPYVAG, from the coding sequence ATGCAAGCGGCATTTATACAAGGTATGGGAATTGGTGGCAGTTTGATTATTGCTGTAGGCGCGCAAAATGCCTTTGTGCTCAAGCAAGGCATTAAGCGCTCGTACACGTTACCGATTGCCTTGCTCTGCTCTATGATTGATGCGCTGATGATCACTGCGGGTGTGGCGGGGCTGGGGCACATTATTGAATCTTTCCCGACGATTAAGCATGTGGCGAGTTTCGGTGGCGCCGCGTTTCTGCTTTGGTACGGTGCAAATGCGCTTAAGGCATCGTTTGTGGCCAAGGGCATTGAGATGGAGCAGGCTGATAATGCCGATACCTTCAAAAAGGCCGTGTTGACCACGCTTGGGATCAGTCTGCTTAATCCGCATTTGTACCTCGACACTGTGGTTTTACTCGGCAGTATCAGCACTCAATTTGATGATTTACATCGACCTTGGTTTGGCGCAGGCGCCGTGTTGGCATCGTTTATTTGGTTCTTCGGCTTAAGTTTTGGTGCGCGTTTGCTGGCGCCTATTTTTACTCGCCCAGCGGCATGGCGTTACCTTGACCGTTTTATATGGCTAACCATGTGGAGTATTGCCGCCGCGATTATTTGGCCCTATGTGGCAGGATAA
- the dapA gene encoding 4-hydroxy-tetrahydrodipicolinate synthase: protein MINGSIVALITPMNSDGSVDFASLERLVEFHIDQGTDAIVAVGTTGESATLPMSEHVTVVSQTVKFAAGRVPVIGGNGANATSEAVELTKSLSKVGVAAMLGVTPYYNKPTPKGLIAHYKAVAASTDIPQILYNVPGRTAVDMLPETVAELVSVSNIIGVKEATGDLSRVKRLRELCGDDFLLYSGDDATAREFLLLGGNGVISVANNIVPQAFKAMCDAALAGNAELALSIDTPLRGLYSTLFCEANPIPVKWAAHRMGLIECGHIRLPLTELSEQCHGLLIEAMTRAQIEVK, encoded by the coding sequence ATGATAAACGGAAGCATCGTAGCCTTAATCACGCCAATGAACAGTGATGGCTCAGTAGATTTTGCAAGTCTTGAAAGGTTAGTCGAATTCCATATTGACCAAGGCACAGATGCCATTGTGGCCGTTGGTACTACTGGCGAGTCAGCAACTCTGCCTATGTCTGAGCATGTAACGGTCGTTTCACAAACCGTTAAATTTGCTGCGGGCCGCGTTCCTGTCATTGGTGGCAATGGTGCCAATGCCACATCTGAAGCCGTTGAGCTCACCAAGTCCTTATCTAAGGTGGGTGTTGCCGCTATGCTTGGCGTAACGCCATATTATAATAAGCCAACGCCTAAGGGATTGATTGCGCATTATAAAGCCGTGGCTGCCAGCACAGATATTCCACAAATTCTTTATAATGTCCCTGGCCGTACTGCCGTTGATATGTTGCCAGAAACCGTTGCCGAGTTAGTCAGCGTTAGCAACATTATTGGCGTAAAAGAAGCGACCGGTGACTTATCCCGTGTAAAACGTCTGCGCGAACTGTGCGGCGACGATTTCCTTTTGTATAGCGGCGATGATGCCACTGCCAGAGAGTTCTTACTCTTAGGCGGCAATGGCGTGATTTCAGTGGCGAACAACATAGTGCCACAAGCCTTTAAAGCTATGTGTGATGCGGCGCTTGCCGGCAATGCTGAGCTTGCGCTGAGCATAGATACACCACTGCGCGGTTTATACAGCACACTCTTTTGTGAAGCCAATCCTATCCCGGTTAAATGGGCTGCCCATCGCATGGGTTTGATTGAATGTGGCCATATTCGTTTACCTTTGACTGAACTTTCTGAGCAATGTCATGGTCTGTTGATAGAAGCAATGACTCGTGCCCAGATAGAGGTTAAATAA
- a CDS encoding efflux RND transporter periplasmic adaptor subunit, producing MKKIILIIALLAAAWFGYQAMQPQEIATAQMKLMPNVVIATAAMAPIRDEVEAIGTNKAAESVTITPKVTDMVIALKFDDGDIVKKGDLLVQLQNAEQIAKVKAAQVKVSDNQREFNRISSLVTSRTVAELERDRLQTLIDTTRAELEQAQASLNDRSILAPFNGRLGLRQISVGSLVSPGTAITTLDDISKIKLDFSVPERFIQDLAPGKKVEAKAVAFPDFTFKGVVTSIDSRVNPTTRTVIVRAEIPNPELRLLPGMLMKVKLIKRSREALMLPESAIIPIQNDHFVYSVNADNVIERKQVTIGIRTRGWVEILDGLALGENVVIRGLLKVHPGDKVQTEFAEKFSYLADTSAEPSV from the coding sequence ATGAAAAAAATTATTCTAATAATCGCCCTATTGGCCGCGGCATGGTTTGGATATCAAGCCATGCAACCGCAAGAGATTGCCACCGCGCAAATGAAACTCATGCCTAACGTGGTGATTGCCACCGCCGCCATGGCACCTATTCGCGATGAAGTGGAGGCCATCGGCACCAATAAAGCCGCAGAATCTGTGACCATAACCCCTAAAGTTACCGACATGGTGATAGCACTTAAGTTTGATGATGGCGACATAGTGAAAAAGGGCGACTTGCTAGTCCAACTGCAAAATGCCGAGCAAATCGCTAAGGTTAAAGCCGCGCAAGTTAAAGTCAGTGATAATCAACGTGAATTCAACCGTATCAGTTCGTTAGTCACCAGCCGCACTGTGGCAGAGTTAGAACGCGACAGATTACAAACCCTTATCGATACCACCCGCGCTGAGCTTGAACAGGCGCAAGCATCACTCAATGATCGCAGTATTCTGGCGCCTTTTAATGGCCGTTTAGGTTTACGCCAAATCAGTGTCGGCAGCCTAGTGTCGCCCGGCACTGCGATCACCACCTTGGATGATATCTCTAAGATTAAACTCGATTTTTCAGTGCCTGAGCGTTTTATTCAAGATTTAGCCCCAGGTAAGAAAGTTGAAGCTAAAGCCGTGGCCTTTCCTGATTTTACCTTCAAAGGCGTGGTGACATCGATTGATAGCCGCGTAAACCCAACGACGCGCACTGTGATTGTCCGTGCCGAAATCCCCAATCCTGAGCTGCGTTTATTACCGGGCATGTTGATGAAGGTCAAACTCATCAAACGTAGCCGCGAAGCCCTGATGTTGCCAGAATCTGCCATTATCCCGATCCAAAATGATCACTTTGTTTACAGTGTTAATGCCGACAATGTGATTGAGCGTAAACAAGTCACTATCGGGATTCGTACCCGTGGTTGGGTGGAAATTTTAGACGGTTTAGCCTTGGGTGAAAACGTGGTGATCCGTGGCTTATTGAAAGTCCACCCTGGCGATAAAGTGCAAACGGAGTTCGCGGAAAAGTTTAGTTATCTTGCTGATACGAGCGCGGAGCCAAGTGTATGA
- the htpG gene encoding molecular chaperone HtpG: MSQQETHGFQTEVKQLLHLMIHSLYSNKEIFLRELVSNAADAADKLRYLALTNDALYEGDGELRVRISADKEKGTVIIEDNGVGMTRDGVIEHLGTIAKSGTADFFKNLSGESSKDSQLIGQFGVGFYSAFIVAKKVTVRTRAAGHKADEAVLWESEGEGNFTVDTITKASRGTEITLHLRDEEKEFADDWRLRSIITKYSDHISVPVEMWQEGSPERDGPDGEKIPATEGQWKVMNKATALWMRSKADISDEEYQEFYKHISHDYTDALLWSHNRVEGKQEYTNLLYIPAKAPWDMWNRDRKHGLKLFVQRVFIMDDAEQFMPSYLRFVQGLIDSNDLPLNVSREILQDNHVTKAMRTGITKRVLGMLEKLAKDDAEKYQQFWAEFGQVLKEGPAEDFANRERIAGLLRFASTHTGSAAPTVSLDDYISRMKEGQTKIYYIVADSHEAAANSPHLELLRKKGIEVLLMSERIDEWLINHLTEYKEKQLHSVTRGDLELGELEDASEKEAQEKLEQESVALVERIKAALGSTVADVKVTSRLTDTPACVVAGEGEMSTQMIKLMQAAGQPVPEVKPTFEINPAHPLVSRLNDLQDEAAFADWSNLLLQQAQLSEKGSLADPSAFIKLMNQMLLANMN, translated from the coding sequence ATGTCACAACAAGAAACTCATGGTTTTCAAACAGAAGTCAAACAGCTGTTGCATTTGATGATCCATTCTTTGTATTCCAACAAAGAAATTTTCTTGCGTGAACTGGTCTCCAACGCTGCGGATGCAGCGGACAAGCTGCGTTATCTGGCGTTGACCAATGACGCTCTGTACGAAGGCGACGGTGAACTGCGAGTCCGAATCAGTGCCGATAAAGAAAAAGGCACTGTGATCATCGAAGACAACGGCGTGGGTATGACCCGTGACGGCGTAATTGAGCATTTAGGCACAATTGCTAAGTCGGGCACCGCTGATTTCTTTAAGAATCTATCGGGCGAATCTTCAAAGGATTCACAGTTAATTGGCCAGTTCGGTGTCGGTTTCTATTCAGCCTTTATCGTGGCCAAGAAAGTCACGGTTCGCACTCGCGCTGCCGGTCATAAGGCCGATGAAGCCGTATTGTGGGAATCAGAAGGCGAGGGTAACTTCACCGTTGATACCATCACTAAGGCGAGCCGCGGTACTGAAATCACCCTGCACCTGCGTGATGAAGAAAAAGAATTTGCCGATGATTGGCGCCTGCGCTCGATCATCACTAAATACTCAGATCATATCTCTGTGCCAGTCGAAATGTGGCAAGAGGGTTCGCCAGAGCGTGATGGTCCAGATGGCGAAAAAATTCCTGCGACCGAAGGTCAATGGAAAGTCATGAACAAAGCGACTGCTTTGTGGATGCGCAGCAAAGCTGACATCAGTGACGAAGAGTATCAAGAATTTTACAAACACATTTCCCACGATTATACCGACGCACTACTGTGGAGCCATAATCGGGTAGAAGGTAAGCAAGAATACACTAACCTATTGTATATTCCTGCAAAAGCACCTTGGGATATGTGGAACCGCGACCGTAAGCACGGCCTGAAACTGTTTGTGCAACGTGTGTTCATCATGGATGACGCTGAGCAATTTATGCCATCTTATCTGCGCTTTGTGCAGGGCTTAATTGACTCAAACGATCTGCCGCTGAACGTATCCCGCGAAATTCTGCAGGATAACCACGTGACCAAAGCGATGCGTACTGGTATCACCAAACGTGTGCTTGGCATGCTGGAAAAACTGGCGAAAGACGATGCGGAAAAATATCAACAGTTCTGGGCTGAATTTGGTCAAGTGCTGAAAGAAGGGCCAGCGGAAGATTTCGCCAACCGTGAACGTATCGCTGGCTTATTACGTTTTGCCTCGACCCATACGGGCAGTGCTGCGCCGACTGTGTCACTCGATGACTACATCAGCCGCATGAAAGAAGGCCAAACTAAGATTTATTACATCGTTGCCGACAGCCATGAAGCCGCCGCTAACAGCCCACATTTAGAGTTGCTACGTAAGAAAGGCATCGAAGTATTACTGATGTCAGAGCGTATCGACGAGTGGCTAATCAACCACTTAACTGAGTACAAAGAGAAACAACTGCACTCAGTGACCCGTGGTGACTTAGAGCTTGGCGAGCTGGAAGATGCCTCTGAAAAAGAAGCGCAAGAAAAGCTTGAGCAAGAATCGGTAGCTTTAGTTGAACGCATTAAAGCGGCATTAGGCTCGACTGTTGCGGATGTGAAAGTCACGTCACGCTTAACCGACACCCCAGCCTGTGTCGTGGCGGGTGAAGGCGAAATGTCGACTCAGATGATCAAGCTGATGCAAGCTGCCGGTCAACCTGTGCCAGAAGTGAAGCCGACATTTGAGATCAATCCAGCGCACCCATTAGTGTCGCGCTTAAATGATCTTCAAGATGAAGCCGCCTTCGCGGATTGGTCGAATCTGCTGCTGCAACAGGCGCAATTGTCTGAAAAAGGTAGCCTTGCGGACCCATCGGCCTTTATCAAGCTGATGAACCAAATGTTACTGGCTAACATGAACTAA
- a CDS encoding glycine cleavage system protein R, protein MTNFLVVTAMGLDRPGLVSKLARLASDCDCDIVDSRMALFGNEFTLIMMLSGSWASITKIESMLPSLCVELELMTVMKRTSKHTPQNYLSRLEVRFTGKDQRGTIKRITQFLADRSLDLAAVRSFSEELPDSEQTQNVSLTINIPEKVELEKLEQSIYQLAQDMTLDCTIRRMEGTAILEDRG, encoded by the coding sequence ATGACCAATTTCCTGGTCGTAACAGCGATGGGTCTCGACCGTCCTGGACTCGTAAGTAAACTAGCTCGTCTTGCCAGTGACTGTGACTGCGATATCGTCGACAGCCGTATGGCATTATTTGGTAACGAATTTACCCTTATCATGATGTTGTCAGGCTCGTGGGCATCAATAACGAAAATTGAAAGCATGCTCCCCAGTCTCTGTGTCGAATTAGAACTGATGACAGTGATGAAACGTACCTCTAAACACACACCACAAAATTACCTTTCTCGCCTTGAAGTTCGCTTCACGGGTAAAGACCAGCGCGGCACGATAAAACGCATTACCCAGTTCCTTGCCGACAGGTCATTAGATCTGGCTGCAGTGCGCTCTTTCTCTGAAGAATTACCTGACAGTGAGCAGACGCAAAACGTGTCGCTGACCATTAATATTCCTGAAAAAGTTGAACTAGAAAAGCTCGAACAGAGTATCTATCAACTCGCCCAAGATATGACCTTAGATTGCACTATTCGTCGTATGGAAGGCACAGCCATTTTAGAGGACAGAGGATAA
- a CDS encoding co-chaperone YbbN, with product MDNILSLTKDNIQQVVDASMQQIVVLAFWAQPQEQSVAMLHTLEQIAAQNAGRFVLAKVDCEAELEIANYFRIQSLPTTLVLDKGQPVDGFAGLQDAAQVTAMLDKHLPPMWQLQLAQAKALLALSQVSAEDLATAAVLLKDAHVGSNQAGEVSLVLADVYLMQGELVLAQAMLEKVGLADQDGYYQSLKAKLALALDAADTPEIRDLQQKFEQNPTDLVLLLELSKALHAAHRDDEALDLLFGVLSKDLGAENGTVKQVFMEVLTALGQGNPIANQYRRKLYTLLY from the coding sequence ATGGACAATATCCTCAGCCTGACTAAAGACAATATTCAGCAAGTGGTTGATGCCTCGATGCAGCAGATCGTGGTGTTAGCATTTTGGGCACAGCCGCAGGAACAAAGTGTGGCTATGCTGCACACCTTAGAGCAAATTGCCGCGCAAAATGCGGGTCGATTCGTGCTCGCTAAAGTTGACTGTGAAGCAGAATTAGAAATTGCCAATTACTTTCGCATTCAAAGTCTACCGACCACGTTAGTATTGGATAAAGGTCAGCCTGTCGATGGTTTTGCTGGCCTGCAAGATGCGGCGCAAGTCACAGCCATGCTGGATAAACATTTGCCGCCTATGTGGCAGTTACAGTTAGCACAGGCCAAAGCATTACTCGCCCTTAGTCAAGTGAGCGCAGAGGATCTTGCCACTGCTGCCGTGTTGCTTAAAGACGCGCATGTAGGCTCAAATCAGGCGGGTGAGGTGAGTTTAGTGCTCGCCGATGTGTATCTGATGCAGGGCGAATTAGTGTTAGCGCAAGCCATGCTTGAGAAAGTCGGGCTTGCCGACCAAGATGGTTACTACCAGAGTTTAAAAGCTAAGCTCGCACTTGCCCTTGATGCGGCGGATACCCCTGAAATTCGCGATTTACAGCAAAAGTTTGAGCAAAATCCAACAGATTTAGTGTTATTACTCGAACTGAGTAAGGCATTGCATGCCGCCCACCGCGATGATGAAGCATTAGATCTGTTATTCGGTGTGCTCAGTAAAGATTTAGGTGCTGAAAATGGCACAGTAAAACAAGTATTTATGGAAGTATTAACGGCACTTGGCCAAGGTAATCCCATAGCCAATCAATACCGCCGTAAACTCTATACCTTGCTCTATTAA
- the bcp gene encoding thioredoxin-dependent thiol peroxidase has protein sequence MNTLTAGAKAPQFTLQDQHGTSVSLAESLKQGPVLVYFYPKAATPGCTVQACGLRDSKAALDSHNVTVFGISPDPVAKLAKFAEKQALNFTLLSDEDHSVADAFGVWGEKKFMGKTYDGIHRLSFLINTDGTIAHVFDKFKTKDHHEVVLAQIAG, from the coding sequence ATGAATACCTTAACGGCTGGGGCAAAAGCGCCTCAATTTACCCTGCAGGATCAACATGGCACGTCAGTTTCACTGGCCGAGAGCCTTAAGCAAGGTCCTGTTTTAGTGTACTTTTACCCTAAAGCAGCGACGCCGGGTTGCACAGTGCAAGCCTGCGGTCTACGTGACAGCAAAGCCGCGCTCGATAGCCATAATGTGACGGTATTTGGCATTAGCCCAGATCCTGTGGCTAAGCTGGCCAAATTTGCTGAAAAACAAGCGCTCAACTTTACCTTATTGAGCGATGAAGACCACAGTGTCGCCGATGCTTTTGGGGTCTGGGGTGAGAAAAAATTCATGGGTAAAACCTATGATGGCATCCACAGATTAAGCTTCCTTATCAATACCGATGGCACTATTGCCCACGTGTTCGATAAGTTTAAAACCAAAGATCACCATGAAGTCGTACTCGCGCAAATCGCGGGTTAA